Proteins found in one Takifugu rubripes chromosome 15, fTakRub1.2, whole genome shotgun sequence genomic segment:
- the dbn1 gene encoding drebrin isoform X3 — MAVNLGKNRLVLLTGYQDVIDETSDTDWALYTYEDDSNDLTLASSGGGGLAEITLTFDNSRVMYGFCSLKEPNATLPRYILINWVGEDVPDARKCACASHVATIAEFFQGVEITVNASSLDDIDPSAIAQRLVNGTAVVASPVLSRLRTREEENPDVGTVYEKTDAQVEMKKINREEFWEQAKREEEMRKEEEKKKAAEERQRYEEERMELERIEQENREKRYREREQQIEEHRKKLQEEEEAKERLRNQTTLVTEPSLEDLQLDKKESEVEEAKAIIAQRSDNPREFFKNKERAIATSVDTSPVSIHRTGRVDSPFLRQQHSSSSPSPTPPHRGISPLRTPTHTRKQPVTAAADPDDEASTERNMAAVSPIPKIVTTAIKEDSSRDEEDYRDDWDSVPNEEQKPLFDESTPTKPVQSVAPQVRETSSSSVWESGTNNLVDLWDSSSQPPSDTAQTSKPSNLVDLMDEVTQDKAPPSAAATSTKPQSLLSFDEMMDGTFCSGPEDEPASLVDLAASDQMTLSYQHALQHASGEELDEGQLLMTNGETLLKEGTQASEGYFSQSQEEEFGQSEETSAKPAPIFYNKPPEIDITCWDTDPVVDDEDD; from the exons GGCCTTGTACACATATGAGGACGACAGCAATGATCTGACCCTGGCCTCATCAGGAG GAGGCGGTTTGGCGGAGATCACGCTGACCTTCGACAACAGCAGGGTGATGTATGGCTTTTGCAGCCTGAAGGAGCCCAACGCCACGCTGCCACGATACATCCTCATCAACTGG GTCGGGGAGGACGTGCCAGACGCCAGGAAGTGTGCCTGTGCCAGCCACGTGGCCACCATCGCTGAGTTCTTCCAG GGGGTGGAGATCACCGTCAACGCAAGCAGCCTGGATGACATCGACCCATCAGCCATCGCTCAGCGGCTGGTTAATGGGACGGCGGTGGTAGCTAGTCCAGTCCTGAGCCGCCTGAGAACCCGAGAGGAAGAAAACCCAGACGTG GGAACTGTTTACGAGAAGACAGATGCACaggtggagatgaagaaaaTCAACAGGGAGGAGTTTTGGGAACAGGCCAAG agggaggaggagatgaggaaggaggaggagaagaagaaggcagCTGAGGAGCGCCAGCGTTATGAGGAGGAGCGAATGGAGTTGGAGAGGATAGAGCAGGAGAACCGAGAAAAGAGATATCGcgagagggagcagcagatcGAGGAACATAG gaagaagctgcaggaggaggaagaggccaAGGAGCGGTTGCGGAATCAGACCACCCTC gtaACAGAGCCGAGTCTGGAGGACCTTCAGTTGGACAAGAAGGAGTCAGAGGTGGAG GAGGCAAAGGCCATCATCGCCCAGCGGTCAGACAACCCGAGGGAGTTTTTCAAGAACAAGGAGAGAGCCATAGCCACCAGCGTGGACACCTCGCCCGTGTCCATCCACAGGACGG GCCGTGTGGACAGCCCATTCTtgaggcagcagcacagctccaGCAGTCCCAGTCCGACCCCCCCTCACCGGGGCATATCGCCCCTAcgcaccccaacacacacacggaaacagCCCGTCACTGCTGCAGCCG ATCCTGATGATGAAGCAAGCACAGAACGCAACATGGCCGCCGTGTCTCCCATCCCCAAAATAGTGACCACGGCTATCAAAGAGGACTCAAGCAGGGATGAGGAGGACTACAGGGATGACTGgg ATTCGGTGCCAAATGAGGAGCAGAAACCACTGTTTGATGAGTCAACGCCCACCAAGCCCGTGCAGAGTGTGGCGCCGCAGGTCCGTGAAACCTCAAGCTCCTCCGTGTGGGAGTCTGGGACTAACAACCTGGTGGACCTGTGGGACAGCAGCTCCCAGCCTCCGTCTGATACTGCACAGACCTCCAAACCCTCCAATCTGGTGGACTTGATggatgaggtcacccaagatAAGGCCCCTCCCAGCGCTGCGGCGACCAGCACCAAGCCTCAGTCCCTCCTGAGCTTCGACGAAATGATGGACGGGACGTTCTGCTCTGGTCCGGAGGATGAACCCGCCAGCCTGGTGGACCTGGCGGCCTCGGACCAGATGACCCTCAGCTACCAGCATGCTTTGCAGCATGCGTCCGGTGAGGAGCTGGATGAAGGACAGCTGCTGATGACCAATGGGGAGACACTGCTGAAGGAAGGGACTCAG GCGAGTGAGGGCTatttcagccaatcacaggaggAAGAGTTTGGCCAATCAGAAGAGACCTCGGCTAAACCTGCACCGATCTTTTATAACAAGCCACCAG AGATTGACATCACTTGCTGGGACACGGACCCCGTGGTTGACGACGAGGACGATTAA
- the dbn1 gene encoding drebrin isoform X1, giving the protein MAVNLGKNRLVLLTGYQDVIDETSDTDWALYTYEDDSNDLTLASSGGGGLAEITLTFDNSRVMYGFCSLKEPNATLPRYILINWVGEDVPDARKCACASHVATIAEFFQGVEITVNASSLDDIDPSAIAQRLVNGTAVVASPVLSRLRTREEENPDVGTVYEKTDAQVEMKKINREEFWEQAKREEEMRKEEEKKKAAEERQRYEEERMELERIEQENREKRYREREQQIEEHRHIKEQQSEAQKFTSCIPTKRTRPGKTLVDGKKLQEEEEAKERLRNQTTLVTEPSLEDLQLDKKESEVEEAKAIIAQRSDNPREFFKNKERAIATSVDTSPVSIHRTGRVDSPFLRQQHSSSSPSPTPPHRGISPLRTPTHTRKQPVTAAADPDDEASTERNMAAVSPIPKIVTTAIKEDSSRDEEDYRDDWDSVPNEEQKPLFDESTPTKPVQSVAPQVRETSSSSVWESGTNNLVDLWDSSSQPPSDTAQTSKPSNLVDLMDEVTQDKAPPSAAATSTKPQSLLSFDEMMDGTFCSGPEDEPASLVDLAASDQMTLSYQHALQHASGEELDEGQLLMTNGETLLKEGTQASEGYFSQSQEEEFGQSEETSAKPAPIFYNKPPEIDITCWDTDPVVDDEDD; this is encoded by the exons GGCCTTGTACACATATGAGGACGACAGCAATGATCTGACCCTGGCCTCATCAGGAG GAGGCGGTTTGGCGGAGATCACGCTGACCTTCGACAACAGCAGGGTGATGTATGGCTTTTGCAGCCTGAAGGAGCCCAACGCCACGCTGCCACGATACATCCTCATCAACTGG GTCGGGGAGGACGTGCCAGACGCCAGGAAGTGTGCCTGTGCCAGCCACGTGGCCACCATCGCTGAGTTCTTCCAG GGGGTGGAGATCACCGTCAACGCAAGCAGCCTGGATGACATCGACCCATCAGCCATCGCTCAGCGGCTGGTTAATGGGACGGCGGTGGTAGCTAGTCCAGTCCTGAGCCGCCTGAGAACCCGAGAGGAAGAAAACCCAGACGTG GGAACTGTTTACGAGAAGACAGATGCACaggtggagatgaagaaaaTCAACAGGGAGGAGTTTTGGGAACAGGCCAAG agggaggaggagatgaggaaggaggaggagaagaagaaggcagCTGAGGAGCGCCAGCGTTATGAGGAGGAGCGAATGGAGTTGGAGAGGATAGAGCAGGAGAACCGAGAAAAGAGATATCGcgagagggagcagcagatcGAGGAACATAG ACACATTAAAGAACAACAGAGCGAAGCACAAAAGTTTACCAGCTGCATTCCCACAAAAAGAACTCGACCTGGGAAAACACTGGTAGATGG gaagaagctgcaggaggaggaagaggccaAGGAGCGGTTGCGGAATCAGACCACCCTC gtaACAGAGCCGAGTCTGGAGGACCTTCAGTTGGACAAGAAGGAGTCAGAGGTGGAG GAGGCAAAGGCCATCATCGCCCAGCGGTCAGACAACCCGAGGGAGTTTTTCAAGAACAAGGAGAGAGCCATAGCCACCAGCGTGGACACCTCGCCCGTGTCCATCCACAGGACGG GCCGTGTGGACAGCCCATTCTtgaggcagcagcacagctccaGCAGTCCCAGTCCGACCCCCCCTCACCGGGGCATATCGCCCCTAcgcaccccaacacacacacggaaacagCCCGTCACTGCTGCAGCCG ATCCTGATGATGAAGCAAGCACAGAACGCAACATGGCCGCCGTGTCTCCCATCCCCAAAATAGTGACCACGGCTATCAAAGAGGACTCAAGCAGGGATGAGGAGGACTACAGGGATGACTGgg ATTCGGTGCCAAATGAGGAGCAGAAACCACTGTTTGATGAGTCAACGCCCACCAAGCCCGTGCAGAGTGTGGCGCCGCAGGTCCGTGAAACCTCAAGCTCCTCCGTGTGGGAGTCTGGGACTAACAACCTGGTGGACCTGTGGGACAGCAGCTCCCAGCCTCCGTCTGATACTGCACAGACCTCCAAACCCTCCAATCTGGTGGACTTGATggatgaggtcacccaagatAAGGCCCCTCCCAGCGCTGCGGCGACCAGCACCAAGCCTCAGTCCCTCCTGAGCTTCGACGAAATGATGGACGGGACGTTCTGCTCTGGTCCGGAGGATGAACCCGCCAGCCTGGTGGACCTGGCGGCCTCGGACCAGATGACCCTCAGCTACCAGCATGCTTTGCAGCATGCGTCCGGTGAGGAGCTGGATGAAGGACAGCTGCTGATGACCAATGGGGAGACACTGCTGAAGGAAGGGACTCAG GCGAGTGAGGGCTatttcagccaatcacaggaggAAGAGTTTGGCCAATCAGAAGAGACCTCGGCTAAACCTGCACCGATCTTTTATAACAAGCCACCAG AGATTGACATCACTTGCTGGGACACGGACCCCGTGGTTGACGACGAGGACGATTAA
- the dbn1 gene encoding drebrin isoform X4 yields MAVNLGKNRLVLLTGYQDVIDETSDTDWALYTYEDDSNDLTLASSGGGGLAEITLTFDNSRVMYGFCSLKEPNATLPRYILINWVGEDVPDARKCACASHVATIAEFFQGVEITVNASSLDDIDPSAIAQRLVNGTAVVASPVLSRLRTREEENPDVGTVYEKTDAQVEMKKINREEFWEQAKREEEMRKEEEKKKAAEERQRYEEERMELERIEQENREKRYREREQQIEEHRHIKEQQSEAQKFTSCIPTKRTRPGKTLVDGKKLQEEEEAKERLRNQTTLVTEPSLEDLQLDKKESEVEEAKAIIAQRSDNPREFFKNKERAIATSVDTSPVSIHRTDPDDEASTERNMAAVSPIPKIVTTAIKEDSSRDEEDYRDDWDSVPNEEQKPLFDESTPTKPVQSVAPQVRETSSSSVWESGTNNLVDLWDSSSQPPSDTAQTSKPSNLVDLMDEVTQDKAPPSAAATSTKPQSLLSFDEMMDGTFCSGPEDEPASLVDLAASDQMTLSYQHALQHASGEELDEGQLLMTNGETLLKEGTQASEGYFSQSQEEEFGQSEETSAKPAPIFYNKPPEIDITCWDTDPVVDDEDD; encoded by the exons GGCCTTGTACACATATGAGGACGACAGCAATGATCTGACCCTGGCCTCATCAGGAG GAGGCGGTTTGGCGGAGATCACGCTGACCTTCGACAACAGCAGGGTGATGTATGGCTTTTGCAGCCTGAAGGAGCCCAACGCCACGCTGCCACGATACATCCTCATCAACTGG GTCGGGGAGGACGTGCCAGACGCCAGGAAGTGTGCCTGTGCCAGCCACGTGGCCACCATCGCTGAGTTCTTCCAG GGGGTGGAGATCACCGTCAACGCAAGCAGCCTGGATGACATCGACCCATCAGCCATCGCTCAGCGGCTGGTTAATGGGACGGCGGTGGTAGCTAGTCCAGTCCTGAGCCGCCTGAGAACCCGAGAGGAAGAAAACCCAGACGTG GGAACTGTTTACGAGAAGACAGATGCACaggtggagatgaagaaaaTCAACAGGGAGGAGTTTTGGGAACAGGCCAAG agggaggaggagatgaggaaggaggaggagaagaagaaggcagCTGAGGAGCGCCAGCGTTATGAGGAGGAGCGAATGGAGTTGGAGAGGATAGAGCAGGAGAACCGAGAAAAGAGATATCGcgagagggagcagcagatcGAGGAACATAG ACACATTAAAGAACAACAGAGCGAAGCACAAAAGTTTACCAGCTGCATTCCCACAAAAAGAACTCGACCTGGGAAAACACTGGTAGATGG gaagaagctgcaggaggaggaagaggccaAGGAGCGGTTGCGGAATCAGACCACCCTC gtaACAGAGCCGAGTCTGGAGGACCTTCAGTTGGACAAGAAGGAGTCAGAGGTGGAG GAGGCAAAGGCCATCATCGCCCAGCGGTCAGACAACCCGAGGGAGTTTTTCAAGAACAAGGAGAGAGCCATAGCCACCAGCGTGGACACCTCGCCCGTGTCCATCCACAGGACGG ATCCTGATGATGAAGCAAGCACAGAACGCAACATGGCCGCCGTGTCTCCCATCCCCAAAATAGTGACCACGGCTATCAAAGAGGACTCAAGCAGGGATGAGGAGGACTACAGGGATGACTGgg ATTCGGTGCCAAATGAGGAGCAGAAACCACTGTTTGATGAGTCAACGCCCACCAAGCCCGTGCAGAGTGTGGCGCCGCAGGTCCGTGAAACCTCAAGCTCCTCCGTGTGGGAGTCTGGGACTAACAACCTGGTGGACCTGTGGGACAGCAGCTCCCAGCCTCCGTCTGATACTGCACAGACCTCCAAACCCTCCAATCTGGTGGACTTGATggatgaggtcacccaagatAAGGCCCCTCCCAGCGCTGCGGCGACCAGCACCAAGCCTCAGTCCCTCCTGAGCTTCGACGAAATGATGGACGGGACGTTCTGCTCTGGTCCGGAGGATGAACCCGCCAGCCTGGTGGACCTGGCGGCCTCGGACCAGATGACCCTCAGCTACCAGCATGCTTTGCAGCATGCGTCCGGTGAGGAGCTGGATGAAGGACAGCTGCTGATGACCAATGGGGAGACACTGCTGAAGGAAGGGACTCAG GCGAGTGAGGGCTatttcagccaatcacaggaggAAGAGTTTGGCCAATCAGAAGAGACCTCGGCTAAACCTGCACCGATCTTTTATAACAAGCCACCAG AGATTGACATCACTTGCTGGGACACGGACCCCGTGGTTGACGACGAGGACGATTAA
- the dbn1 gene encoding drebrin isoform X5, producing the protein MAVNLGKNRLVLLTGYQDVIDETSDTDWALYTYEDDSNDLTLASSGGGGLAEITLTFDNSRVMYGFCSLKEPNATLPRYILINWVGEDVPDARKCACASHVATIAEFFQGVEITVNASSLDDIDPSAIAQRLVNGTAVVASPVLSRLRTREEENPDVGTVYEKTDAQVEMKKINREEFWEQAKREEEMRKEEEKKKAAEERQRYEEERMELERIEQENREKRYREREQQIEEHRHIKEQQSEAQKFTSCIPTKRTRPGKTLVDGKKLQEEEEAKERLRNQTTLVTEPSLEDLQLDKKESEVEEAKAIIAQRSDNPREFFKNKERAIATSVDTSPVSIHRTASTERNMAAVSPIPKIVTTAIKEDSSRDEEDYRDDWDSVPNEEQKPLFDESTPTKPVQSVAPQVRETSSSSVWESGTNNLVDLWDSSSQPPSDTAQTSKPSNLVDLMDEVTQDKAPPSAAATSTKPQSLLSFDEMMDGTFCSGPEDEPASLVDLAASDQMTLSYQHALQHASGEELDEGQLLMTNGETLLKEGTQASEGYFSQSQEEEFGQSEETSAKPAPIFYNKPPEIDITCWDTDPVVDDEDD; encoded by the exons GGCCTTGTACACATATGAGGACGACAGCAATGATCTGACCCTGGCCTCATCAGGAG GAGGCGGTTTGGCGGAGATCACGCTGACCTTCGACAACAGCAGGGTGATGTATGGCTTTTGCAGCCTGAAGGAGCCCAACGCCACGCTGCCACGATACATCCTCATCAACTGG GTCGGGGAGGACGTGCCAGACGCCAGGAAGTGTGCCTGTGCCAGCCACGTGGCCACCATCGCTGAGTTCTTCCAG GGGGTGGAGATCACCGTCAACGCAAGCAGCCTGGATGACATCGACCCATCAGCCATCGCTCAGCGGCTGGTTAATGGGACGGCGGTGGTAGCTAGTCCAGTCCTGAGCCGCCTGAGAACCCGAGAGGAAGAAAACCCAGACGTG GGAACTGTTTACGAGAAGACAGATGCACaggtggagatgaagaaaaTCAACAGGGAGGAGTTTTGGGAACAGGCCAAG agggaggaggagatgaggaaggaggaggagaagaagaaggcagCTGAGGAGCGCCAGCGTTATGAGGAGGAGCGAATGGAGTTGGAGAGGATAGAGCAGGAGAACCGAGAAAAGAGATATCGcgagagggagcagcagatcGAGGAACATAG ACACATTAAAGAACAACAGAGCGAAGCACAAAAGTTTACCAGCTGCATTCCCACAAAAAGAACTCGACCTGGGAAAACACTGGTAGATGG gaagaagctgcaggaggaggaagaggccaAGGAGCGGTTGCGGAATCAGACCACCCTC gtaACAGAGCCGAGTCTGGAGGACCTTCAGTTGGACAAGAAGGAGTCAGAGGTGGAG GAGGCAAAGGCCATCATCGCCCAGCGGTCAGACAACCCGAGGGAGTTTTTCAAGAACAAGGAGAGAGCCATAGCCACCAGCGTGGACACCTCGCCCGTGTCCATCCACAGGACGG CAAGCACAGAACGCAACATGGCCGCCGTGTCTCCCATCCCCAAAATAGTGACCACGGCTATCAAAGAGGACTCAAGCAGGGATGAGGAGGACTACAGGGATGACTGgg ATTCGGTGCCAAATGAGGAGCAGAAACCACTGTTTGATGAGTCAACGCCCACCAAGCCCGTGCAGAGTGTGGCGCCGCAGGTCCGTGAAACCTCAAGCTCCTCCGTGTGGGAGTCTGGGACTAACAACCTGGTGGACCTGTGGGACAGCAGCTCCCAGCCTCCGTCTGATACTGCACAGACCTCCAAACCCTCCAATCTGGTGGACTTGATggatgaggtcacccaagatAAGGCCCCTCCCAGCGCTGCGGCGACCAGCACCAAGCCTCAGTCCCTCCTGAGCTTCGACGAAATGATGGACGGGACGTTCTGCTCTGGTCCGGAGGATGAACCCGCCAGCCTGGTGGACCTGGCGGCCTCGGACCAGATGACCCTCAGCTACCAGCATGCTTTGCAGCATGCGTCCGGTGAGGAGCTGGATGAAGGACAGCTGCTGATGACCAATGGGGAGACACTGCTGAAGGAAGGGACTCAG GCGAGTGAGGGCTatttcagccaatcacaggaggAAGAGTTTGGCCAATCAGAAGAGACCTCGGCTAAACCTGCACCGATCTTTTATAACAAGCCACCAG AGATTGACATCACTTGCTGGGACACGGACCCCGTGGTTGACGACGAGGACGATTAA
- the dbn1 gene encoding drebrin isoform X2: MAVNLGKNRLVLLTGYQDVIDETSDTDWALYTYEDDSNDLTLASSGGGGLAEITLTFDNSRVMYGFCSLKEPNATLPRYILINWVGEDVPDARKCACASHVATIAEFFQGVEITVNASSLDDIDPSAIAQRLVNGTAVVASPVLSRLRTREEENPDVGTVYEKTDAQVEMKKINREEFWEQAKREEEMRKEEEKKKAAEERQRYEEERMELERIEQENREKRYREREQQIEEHRHIKEQQSEAQKFTSCIPTKRTRPGKTLVDGKKLQEEEEAKERLRNQTTLVTEPSLEDLQLDKKESEVEEAKAIIAQRSDNPREFFKNKERAIATSVDTSPVSIHRTGRVDSPFLRQQHSSSSPSPTPPHRGISPLRTPTHTRKQPVTAAAASTERNMAAVSPIPKIVTTAIKEDSSRDEEDYRDDWDSVPNEEQKPLFDESTPTKPVQSVAPQVRETSSSSVWESGTNNLVDLWDSSSQPPSDTAQTSKPSNLVDLMDEVTQDKAPPSAAATSTKPQSLLSFDEMMDGTFCSGPEDEPASLVDLAASDQMTLSYQHALQHASGEELDEGQLLMTNGETLLKEGTQASEGYFSQSQEEEFGQSEETSAKPAPIFYNKPPEIDITCWDTDPVVDDEDD, translated from the exons GGCCTTGTACACATATGAGGACGACAGCAATGATCTGACCCTGGCCTCATCAGGAG GAGGCGGTTTGGCGGAGATCACGCTGACCTTCGACAACAGCAGGGTGATGTATGGCTTTTGCAGCCTGAAGGAGCCCAACGCCACGCTGCCACGATACATCCTCATCAACTGG GTCGGGGAGGACGTGCCAGACGCCAGGAAGTGTGCCTGTGCCAGCCACGTGGCCACCATCGCTGAGTTCTTCCAG GGGGTGGAGATCACCGTCAACGCAAGCAGCCTGGATGACATCGACCCATCAGCCATCGCTCAGCGGCTGGTTAATGGGACGGCGGTGGTAGCTAGTCCAGTCCTGAGCCGCCTGAGAACCCGAGAGGAAGAAAACCCAGACGTG GGAACTGTTTACGAGAAGACAGATGCACaggtggagatgaagaaaaTCAACAGGGAGGAGTTTTGGGAACAGGCCAAG agggaggaggagatgaggaaggaggaggagaagaagaaggcagCTGAGGAGCGCCAGCGTTATGAGGAGGAGCGAATGGAGTTGGAGAGGATAGAGCAGGAGAACCGAGAAAAGAGATATCGcgagagggagcagcagatcGAGGAACATAG ACACATTAAAGAACAACAGAGCGAAGCACAAAAGTTTACCAGCTGCATTCCCACAAAAAGAACTCGACCTGGGAAAACACTGGTAGATGG gaagaagctgcaggaggaggaagaggccaAGGAGCGGTTGCGGAATCAGACCACCCTC gtaACAGAGCCGAGTCTGGAGGACCTTCAGTTGGACAAGAAGGAGTCAGAGGTGGAG GAGGCAAAGGCCATCATCGCCCAGCGGTCAGACAACCCGAGGGAGTTTTTCAAGAACAAGGAGAGAGCCATAGCCACCAGCGTGGACACCTCGCCCGTGTCCATCCACAGGACGG GCCGTGTGGACAGCCCATTCTtgaggcagcagcacagctccaGCAGTCCCAGTCCGACCCCCCCTCACCGGGGCATATCGCCCCTAcgcaccccaacacacacacggaaacagCCCGTCACTGCTGCAGCCG CAAGCACAGAACGCAACATGGCCGCCGTGTCTCCCATCCCCAAAATAGTGACCACGGCTATCAAAGAGGACTCAAGCAGGGATGAGGAGGACTACAGGGATGACTGgg ATTCGGTGCCAAATGAGGAGCAGAAACCACTGTTTGATGAGTCAACGCCCACCAAGCCCGTGCAGAGTGTGGCGCCGCAGGTCCGTGAAACCTCAAGCTCCTCCGTGTGGGAGTCTGGGACTAACAACCTGGTGGACCTGTGGGACAGCAGCTCCCAGCCTCCGTCTGATACTGCACAGACCTCCAAACCCTCCAATCTGGTGGACTTGATggatgaggtcacccaagatAAGGCCCCTCCCAGCGCTGCGGCGACCAGCACCAAGCCTCAGTCCCTCCTGAGCTTCGACGAAATGATGGACGGGACGTTCTGCTCTGGTCCGGAGGATGAACCCGCCAGCCTGGTGGACCTGGCGGCCTCGGACCAGATGACCCTCAGCTACCAGCATGCTTTGCAGCATGCGTCCGGTGAGGAGCTGGATGAAGGACAGCTGCTGATGACCAATGGGGAGACACTGCTGAAGGAAGGGACTCAG GCGAGTGAGGGCTatttcagccaatcacaggaggAAGAGTTTGGCCAATCAGAAGAGACCTCGGCTAAACCTGCACCGATCTTTTATAACAAGCCACCAG AGATTGACATCACTTGCTGGGACACGGACCCCGTGGTTGACGACGAGGACGATTAA